The following proteins are encoded in a genomic region of Notolabrus celidotus isolate fNotCel1 chromosome 19, fNotCel1.pri, whole genome shotgun sequence:
- the prrc2b gene encoding protein PRRC2B isoform X4: protein MSDRLGQITKSKDGKSKYSSLSLFDKYKGKSIENQKNAVVPRHGLQSLGKVATARRMPPPAHLPSLKSENKGNDPNVIIVPKDGTGWANKQEQPEQKSSIASIPQLPQLQPQLALQKSVSNLQKPLPVANQENTNTGGPKQWAQLNGKAVEQDGSRVSNRLQPFSHEEFPTLKAAGEQDRAGKERSGFDPSYGPGPSLRPQNVTSWREGGGRNLQPSSLTLGLPADPEGKITALGETGTPPVPSHPPSATGTTPSSVVTAQSPVLDPKEPSLRPAQPVRRTTVPTALQYQLHHTSTAVYHDMLPAFMCSKDTREAPGTDNVPTTVAAPARFDSKPPMRQNYAKPELVNGDVKRENRFVRPPPRLSSQPIRRPGDRPQRPAIINPEDLKDLDELDNECEDGWAGLHEEVDYSEKLKFSDDEDQDLSDKNKMWTEWERERERENCQSSLSSGEASYPQEGLEEGYSYPHHHHEPSRKTNSRYPPTDAQPQQKTQRESPADPEDHQRQAQAQAQAQAQGPARAKYMSPELSEAVERARRRREEEERRAREERLAACAEKLKRLDEKFGKTERQLSRPEEGQKEGEGKEAPLSPQSKGNHETWQYSTKDGSDVPPDHSSSHSYREEPGFSNYRGSEDESQEPSSPSEEYSGPHPSKPIPPRFQKQPQQQQQQQHHQQQQQQQQQQQQQQQQQQQQQQQQQQQQQQQQQQQQQEQAYKMQHWQQQSGHPPSSGSSHSQRGYYPPHVLGFDPRWMMMPPFMDPRMTQGRSPVDYYPGAVHSSGMMKPMMHQDHLNSPGSDEGCHPNVHQERRTPSTEPYPMWNQDGYPLRSFTPPYQRQHESSDSGQLDDRSDLAGSQQDSYEDRGNECLTQDDLPHHGYQSRGSEREHRHPDQGLLTTAQNLSQNHADGDYPKQDSRDKHLKDGPESHDEILEGSKDNWKRDGGQKQDERLSSAQGQWSEASSSSSSSVSQPSETSGRTLIRRTGPIKKPVLKALKVEDKENEKPKPEPEEKTVPYRLEKEILTNVYDLKKDNQPASNRRSASPVVEKQPEERQRQSPAPTKTERPLSTHSDDSPKESTWECNKSQSPRESQESREAHAPRRNNWIFIDEEQAFGSVRGTGRGRSRGFREFNSRGGTRGGRGGDNLRGAYNNNNNRSEAQRAGRGRATPRDLVKAEEFQRGKPRRRNVSETLSEASEYEELPKRRRQKGSENGEGYTDSGEARKADRESWRSNKVYTDDQAAQDPRDKTKSSRSFGGRMLPPRLNTTGGYNRGFGGSREMSSWRGRGPQFSGSGGSMQENGYGPGAETTYSRRPPVEREALKYAPKFTGSFMENGTEEREGEYYFDNDNPDRQMLRRRRPPRQDKPPRFRRLRQEREPGSNQWTSEEYVNGDFANPWPTRPKGSGEESWPSGHYTGGRPNQHGQAEEWETGSENSDFGDWREKRGGSGGPAPQGHGDIPSDSGHSEPGSGEKRELCKRSFSSQRPLVERQNRKGEPSMLETGKMVRTPEPPNSSNRSDSWQNGGSCTSRGPDESGQVYSIEQPDERESSEPSGKKLDKELKQGPVKTDMVEPLSQYEISSYPLEGDIGGPVSTPDGFQDALSKKQRRPQEDERRRKEQVAAVPVKNRTITSKIPPRFAKKQGSMSLEQPEEALTSNNLGTEIWETNSSALSVQSSGGDSWTKQVSYTGSEPNSEDSDAGPEHTKEQHKPGPIGNERSLKHRKGSEGVDRLEGGPITPVNGVDLHGDSVLPVPPIEFGVSAKDSDFSLPPGSTPVPVSNPVNKLQDALTTNTALNQSIPMLRSNHLQPGINLNPISFPSADLTLKMESARKAWENSQSLPEQGSPGGGASGVQPPCSVGSSSGVSYSSFGGVSMPQMPVASVAPSMSMQGSHIPPLYLDGHVFPSQPRLVPPTMTQQQTYQQAAAAQQIPISLHTSLQAQAQLGLRGGLPVSQSQEMFSSIPPFRSQVYMHPNLSQPSPMVLSGGAPLKGPYSAFPGMQPSDMVKQQSGSHYQPMNGSQQLVYDSQMNQGPGMSSSQLMDSQLIQVTMPLPGSQLRYGSAQQHLILPQSIQLQQGQNLSVGAPRRMLPPGSQAAVMTGSRELSLPISIFSPFSQGSQMEMKGFQFSDKPSHSQGMPVGSYRPGSASPSGKPSGPGGPVGPLPTHFAQQVPTAQGSMVMHMRPPTTGPFPNPIQRPVMQVNKPVIIRSPPYPNPGRDPSHSTPPSAPEPPVKGPEDGMKNKTLRDVRKAVDEIKTPPGGMTSKLQEPLPSTGQAKPARTGAIKPQAVKVEEGKA from the exons ATCCTGAGGGTAAGATCACTGCCCTGGGTGAGACCGGCACCCCTCCGGTCCCATCTCACCCGCCCTCTGCCACCGGCACAACCCCCTCCAGCGTAGTGACGGCTCAGTCTCCGGTCCTCGACCCTAAGGAGCCCTCCCTGCGACCCGCCCAGCCTGTCCGCAGAACAACCGTCCCCACTGCCTTGCAGTACCAGCTTCACCACACCTCCACTGCTGTCTATCATGACATGTTGCCTGCATTT atgTGCTCCAAAGACACACGTGAAGCCCCGGGCACAGACAACGTTCCCACCACTGTTGCAGCCCCCGCCCGATTTGACAGCAAACCCCCCATGAGACAGAACTACGCCAAACCGGAACTCGTCAA TGGTgatgtgaagagagagaacCGCTTTGTCCGCCCTCCACCTCGACTGTCTTCTCAGCCCATCCGCAGGCCTGGCGACAGACCGCAGCGCCCAGCCATCATCAATCCAGAGGACCTGAAGGATCTGGATGAGCTCGACAATGAGTGCGAGGACGGATGGGCCG GACTCCACGAAGAAGTTGATTACAGTGAGAAGCTCAAGTTCAGTGATGACGAAGATCAAGACTTGAGTGATAAAAACAAGATGTG GACCGAATGggagagggaaagggagagagagaactgCCAATCCTCCCTCAGTTCAGGTGAGGCATCTTACCCCCAGGAGGGCCTCGAGGAGGGTTATTCTTACCCACATCACCACCACGAGCCTTCCAGGAAGACCAACAGCAGATATCCCCCCACGGATGCCCAG CCCCAGCAGAAAACTCAAAGAGAGTCACCAGCTGACCCAGAAGATCACCAGCgccaggctcaggctcaggctcaggctcaggctcagggtCCAGCAAGGGCGAAGTACATGTCACCCGAGCTGTCCGAGGCCGTCGAGAGAGCCCGCAGGCgccgggaggaggaggaaaggcgTGCCCGAGAGGAACGTCTGGCCGCCTGTGCTGAGAAACTCAAAAGGCTGGATGAGAAATTTGGGAAAACTGAAAGGCAGTTGTCGAGGCCAGAGGAGGGGCAGAAGGAAGGAGAGGGCAAAGAGGCTCCACTCTCCCCGCAGAGTAAAGGCAACCATGAGACCTGGCAATACAGCACAAAGG ATGGAAGCGATGTTCCTCCAGATCACTCCTCCAGCCACAGTTACCGTGAGGAACCAGGCTTCTCTAACTACCGTGGCAGCGAAGATGAAAGCCAGGAGCCCTCCTCCCCGTCAGAAGAGTACAGTGGACCTCACCCGTCCAAACCCATACCGCCCCGCTTCCAAAagcagccgcagcagcagcagcagcagcagcaccaccagcagcagcagcagcagcagcagcagcagcaacaacagcagcaacaacaacagcaacaacagcaacaacaacaacaacagcagcaacagcagcagcagcagcagcag CAGGAACAAGCATACAAAATGCAGCACTGGCAGCAGCAGTCGGGCCACCCTCCCTCATCTGGCTCAAGCCACAGCCAGAGGGGCTACTATCCACCACACGTCCTTGGGTTTGATCCCCGCTGGATGATGATGCCACCATTCATGGATCCTCGCATGACCCAGGGAAGATCTCCTGTGGACTACTACCCTGGTGCTGTCCACTCTTCAG GAATGATGAAACCCATGATGCATCAAGACCACTTGAACAGTCCTGGTTCAGATGAGGGATGTCATCCCAACGTGCACCAGGAGAGACGAACCCCTTCCACTGAGCCTTACCCTATGTGGAACCAAGATGGCTACCCATTACGTAGCTTCACTCCCCCTTACCAGAGACAGCATGAGAGCTCAGATAGTGGCCAGCTGGATGACAG AAGTGATCTGGCCGGCTCTCAACAGGACTCCTACGAAGACCGGGGCAACGAGTGCTTGACTCAAGACGATCTCCCCCACCATGGTTACCAGAGTCGAGGCTCTGAAAGAGAGCACAGACACCCTGACCAAGGCTTACTCACCACTGCTCAAAACCTCTCCCAGAATCACGCAGATGGTGATTACCCAAAACAAGACTCTAGAGACAAGCACCTGAAAGATGGCCCCGAATCCCACGATGAGATCTTGGAAGGCTCAAAAGACAACTGGAAAAGAGACGGGGGACAGAAACAAGATGAAAGACTCAGCAGTGCTCAAGGCCAGTGGTCCGAAGCAAGTTCCAGTTCCAGTAGTAGTGTCAGCCAGCCGTCTGAGACCAGCGGACGCACATTGATTCGCAGAACTGGACCCATCAAGAAACCAGttctcaaagctcttaaagtGGAAGACAAAGAGAATGAGAAGCCTAAACCTGAGCCTGAGGAGAAGACTGTCCCGTACCGCCTGGAAAAAGAAATCCTTACTAATGTTTACGACCTAAAGAAAGATAACCAGCCAGCGAGCAACAGACGCTCGGCCTCACCCGTTGTTGAGAAACAGCCGGAAGAAAGGCAGCGTCAGTCACCAGCTCCTACCAAGACAGAGAGGCCCCTGAGCACCCACAGCGACGACTCCCCCAAAGAGAGCACCTGGGAATGCAACAAGAGCCAGTCACCCAGAGAGAGTCAGGAGAGCCGGGAGGCCCACGCACCACGGCGCAATAACTGGATCTTCATAGATGAAGAGCAGGCCTTTGGTTCAGTCAGGGGAACAGGCAGAGGCCGAAGCCGAGGCTTCAGGGAGTTCAACTCTAGAGGTGGAACCCGCGGTGGCCGAGGTGGAGACAATCTCAGAGGAgcttataacaacaacaacaacaggagtgAAGCTCAGCGCGCAGGCAGAGGCCGAGCAACCCCCAGGGACCTCGTCAAGGCGGAAGAGTTCCAGAGGGGCAAGCCAAGAAGGAGAAATGTCAGCGAGACTTTGAGTGAAGCCTCTGAGTATGAAGAACTGCCCAAGAGGCGACGCCAGAAGGGATCTGAGAATGGAGAAGGTTACACAGATTCTGGAGAAGCCCGTAAAGCTGACAGAGAATCTTGGAGGTCCAACAAGGTGTACACAGACGACCAGGCGGCCCAAGATCCCCGAGATAAGACAAAGTCCAGCAGGAGCTTTGGAGGCCGCATGCTACCTCCCAGACTGAACACTACTGGAGGTTACAACCGAGGCTTTGGAGGATCCAGAGAGATGTCTAGCTGGAGGGGCCGTGGACCCCAGTTTAGTGGCAGTGGTGGCTCCATGCAAGAAAACGGTTACGGCCCTGGAGCCGAGACTACATACTCCCGCAGACCCCCTGTTGAGCGCGAGGCTCTAAAGTATGCCCCCAAATTCACCGGCTCATTCATGGAAAACggcacagaggagagggaaggagaatACTACTTTGACAACGACAACCCCGACAGGCAGATGTTAAGAAGACGGCGTCCACCCCGTCAAGACAAACCTCCACGATTCCGCCGACTACGCCAAGAGCGCGAGCCCGGCTCAAACCAGTGGACAAGCGAAGAGTACGTTAATGGAGACTTCGCAAACCCTTGGCCAACTCGCCCCAAAGGCAGCGGTGAGGAAAGCTGGCCCAGCGGCCACTACACTGGCGGACGACCCAACCAACATGGTCAGGCGGAGGAATGGGAGACGGGATCTGAGAACAGTGACTTTGGTGACTGGAGAGAGAAgcgaggaggaagtggaggccCCGCACCGCAGGGTCACGGTGATATTCCCTCTGACTCCGGTCACAGTGAGCCAGGCTCTGGTGAGAAGAGGGAGCTTTGTAAGAGAAGCTTCTCCAGCCAGAGGCCACTGGTGGAGCGGCAGAACAGGAAAGGAGAGCCTTCAATGTTGGAGACGGGCAAGATGGTGCGCACACCTGAGCCACCAAACTCCTCCAACAGGAGCGACAGCTGGCAGAACGGAGGGAGTTGTACAAG CAGAGGTCCTGATGAGTCAGGCCAAGTCTACAGCATAGAACAGCCGGATGAGAGGGAATCCAGTGAGCCCTCTGGGAAGAAACTAGACAAAGAGCTGAAGCAAGGACCTGTCAAGACCGACATGGTTGAACCTCTGTCCCAGTATGAGATCAGCAGCTACCCAC TCGAGGGAGACATTGGGGGACCAGTTTCGACTCCAGATGGATTCCAGGATGCCCTGTCCAAAAAGCAAAGGCGCCCGCAGGAAgatgagagaaggaggaaggaacAAGTAGCCGCA GTGCCGGTGAAGAACAGGACTATCACATCCAAGATACCACCACGCTTTGCCAAAAAGCAAGGCAGCATGAGCCTGGAGCAACCTGAGGAGGCGCTTACCTCCAACAACCTGGGAACAGAAATCTGGGAGACAAACAGCTCAG cTCTTTCAGTTCAGTCTTCAGGAGGAGATTCATGGACTAAACAGGTCTCCTACACTGGAAGTGAACCAAACTCTGAG GACTCTGATGCCGGCCCCGAGCACACTAAAGAGCAGCACAAGCCGGGACCCATCGGAAATGAGCGCTCCCTAAAGCACCGTAAAGGCTCCGAAGGCGTCGATCGTCTGGAAGGTGGGCCCATCACACCGGTCAATGGTGTGGACCTCCACGGGGACTCTGTGCTGCCTGTGCCGCCCATCGAATTTGGAGTCAGTGCCAAAGACTCTGATTTCAGCCTGCCACCCGGCTCCACCCCGGTGCCCGTGTCCAATCCTGTCAACAAGCTTCAGGATGCACTAACCACCAAT ACCGCCCTCAATCAGAGCATCCCCATGCTGCGATCCAATCACCTGCAGCCAGGCATAAACCTCAACCCTATCTCTTTCCCCAGTGCTGATCTCACACTCAAG ATGGAATCAGCCCGTAAAGCTTGGGAGAACTCTCAGTCCCTCCCTGAGCAGGGCTCTCCTGGCGGTGGAGCCTCTGGGGTTCAGCCTCCCTGCAGTGTCGGCTCATCCAGTGGCGTCAGCTACAGTTCATTTGGAGGAGTTTCCATGCCTCAGATGCCCGTTGCTTCTGTTGCACCTTCCATGTCCATGCAAG GTAGTCATATTCCTCCGTTGTATCTGGATGGTCATGTCTTTCCTAGCCAGCCACGCCTCGTTCCTCCCACCATGACTCAGCAGCAGACTTACCAACAG GCGGCTGCAGCCCAGCAGATCCCCATCTCCTTACACACATCTcttcaggctcaggctcagctGGGGCTCCGTGGAGGTCTACCTGTCTCTCAGTCACAAGAGATGTTCAGCTCTATTCCCCCCTTCAG GTCCCAGGTCTACATGCACCCCAACCTATCTCAGCCCAGCCCCATGGTGCTGTCTGGTGGAGCCCCTCTGAAGGGGCCGTACTCTGCTTTCCCTGGCATGCAGCCCTCAGACATGGTCAAGCAACAGTCCGGCTCACACTACCAGCCCATGAACGGCAGCCAGCAGCTTGTCTACGACAGCCAAATGAACCAGGGGCCCGGGATGAGTTCCTCCCAGCTGATGGACTCGCAGCTCATTCAG GTGACCATGCCGCTGCCCGGCTCTCAGCTGCGCTACGGCTCAGCTCAGCAACACCTCATCCTCCCGCAGTCCATCCAGCTGCAGCAGGGCCAGAACCTGTCTGTAGGAGCTCCCCGCAGGATGCTGCCGCCTGGCTCCCAGGCTGCTGTCATGACCGGCAGCCGAGAG CTTTCATTGCCGATCTCCATTTTCTCCCCCTTCTCTCAGGGCTCACAGATGGAAATGAAAGGGTTCCAGTTCTCTGACAAGCCCAGTCATTCCCAAGGCATGCCTGTGGGGTCCTATAG GCCTGGGTCTGCCAGTCCAAGTGGGAAGCCCTCTGGCCCTGGGGGGCCTGTAGGTCCTCTGCCGACACATTTTGCTCAGcag GTCCCTACCGCTCAGGGCAGCATGGTGATGCACATGCGCCCCCCCACCACTGGCCCTTTCCCCAACCCCATCCAGAGACCCGTCATGCAGGTTAACAAACCTGTTATCATCCGCTCCCCCCCTTACCCCAACCCCGGCCGCGACCCTTCCCACTCCACCCCTCCCTCTGCCCCTGAGCCCCCTGTTAAGGGGCCAGAGGATGGCATGAAG AACAAAACCCTGCGAGACGTACGCAAGGCAGTGGATGAGATCAAGACACCACCCGGGGGCATGACCAGCAAACTCCAGGAGCCCCTGCCCTCCACAGGGCAAGCCAAACCAGCACGCACTGGAGCCATCAAACCCCAGGCTGTCAAAGTAGAGGAAGGCAAGGCATAA